The DNA segment GTTGCGGAGCATTTAATGGCGTAAAACGCGATAGCCGCATAGTCATAGTTGCGCCGCGTAGCCATTGTTGACCTGATTGATATGTCATATATGCCTAGAGCATTCTAGGCGTTAAGCAGGAGCTAACACATTCATGTACTCGCGCCTTCTAAAGACCTTGTGCACGGTGGTCCCCATTGTGGCCGCCTTCAGTTTCAACCTTCGCGCAGACGTCATTAACGAAAGCTACGCTTTTGCTATTTTAGGCGAGCCCAAATACAGCAGTGACTTCACTCACTTCGACTATGTCAATCCCGCTGCTCCCAAGGGCGGCGATATTACGCTTTCTGCGCTGGGCACCTACGACAGCTTCAATAGTTATGCCTCACGTGGCCACCCGGCGGTGCGTGCTAACCAGCTGTACGACACGCTGTTTACCAATTCAGCGGATGAAATAGGCAGCTACTATCCGCTGATTGGCGAAACCGTACGCTATGACGACAAATTCAGTTGGGCAGAAGTTAACATTAACGCCGACGCACGTTTCCAAGACAACACCCCGATCACCGCACAGGACGTCCAATTCAGCTTTAATAAATTTATGACCGAAGGCGTACCGCAATATCGGAGTTATTACCAAGGCGTAAAAGTTAAGGCGATTTCTCGATTAACCGTACGCTTTGAGCTTCCCAAGCCCGACAAAGAGATGATGCTCAGCCTGATTGGCGGCTTAAAGGTGATGCCAGAAAGTTTCTGGAAAAATCACAAATTATCCGAGCCACTCAATACGCCACCGCTCGGCAGCGGCCCGTACCGTATTTCTGATTATCGCCTCGGTCAGTTTGTCACCTATTCGCGGGTCACCAACTATTGGGCGGCAAATTTGCCGGTCAACCGTGGGCAATATAATTTCGACACCATTCGCTACGACTATTATTTGGATGACAAAGTGGCCTTAGAGGCTTTCAAAGCGGGCGCTTTTGATTTCCGCATGGAGACGTCACCAAAGAACTGGGCAACACAGTATAGCGGCGGAAACTTTGCCAAAAACTACATTGTTAAATCCGACGAAACCAACCAGTCGGCACAGGATACACGCTGGCTAGCCTTCAATACCCAACGTCCTATTTTTGCCGACAGGCGAGTGCGTGAGGCGATTTCGTTGGCGTTTGATTTTGAGTGGATGAATAAGGCGCTGTATTACGACGCCTATCAGCGCACTAACAGCTACTTCCAAAATACCCAGTATGCCGCGCGAGGTTATCCTGATTCGGCGGAGCTGGCATGGCTCGCGCCGCTGAAAGGCAAAATTCCGGCGGAAGTGTTTAATCAGGTATATCAGCCTGCCGCTACCGACGGCAGCGGTAACGACCGCGAAAACCTGCTTAAGGCCACCAAACTGTTAGAAGACGCCGGTTGGACGATAAAAGACCAACAACTTGTCAACAAAGCTACCGGAAAACCCTTCGCCTTTGAGCTGCTACTGCCAAGCAGCAGCAATTTCCAATATGTGATGCCGTTTAAACACAATTTGGAAAAGCTCGGTATTACGCTGAACCTGCGTGAAGTTGATACCTCGCAATACAGCAACCGCGTTCGTTCTCGTGATTTTGATATGTTCCCTACCGTATACGGCGGCATGAACTATCCCGATCCTTCGCTGAAAATTCTCTGGCGCTCAGACTACATCAGCTCAACGTGGAACAGCGCGGGCGTGCAAGATCCCGCGGTTGATAGCCTGATTGATAGCATCATTAGCCATCAAGGCCAGCCAGACGCCCTACTCTCACTCGGGCGCGCATTAGACCGCGTACTGACATGGAATTACTACATGCTGCCCATGTGGTATTCCAACCATGACCGCATTGCCTACTGGGATAAATTCTCGATGCCGGCTCTGCGTCCGGCATACGATCTCGGCTTTGATACATGGTGGTATGACATCAACCGCGCGGCGAATCTACCGCAACAACGGCGTTAAGAGGTGTTCTGATGACCGCTTATCTTATTCGCCGTTTGCTTCTGATCATTCCCACTCTGTGGGCCATCATCACCATTAATTTTTTTATCGTGCAAATTGCCCCCGGTGGCCCGGTTGATCAGGCCATCGCCAATATCGAAATGGGGCAAAACGCCGGTTTTGGTGCCGGTGGTGGCGCGCATGTCGGCGCCGCACACACAGGCATTGCCGCCAGCAACGTGGGTGAAGGCCAATATCGTGGCGCTCGAGGCCTCGATCCCCAGATTATTGCTGAAATTGAAAAGCGCTTTGGCTTCGACAAACCGCTCCACCAGCGTTACTTCGATATGCTGTGGAACTACATTCGCTTTGATTTCGGCGATAGCCTGTTTCGTGGCGGCTCCGTAATGTCGCTGGTTAAGCAAAGCCTGCCGGTGTCCGTCTCCCTCGGGTTATGGAGCACTTTAATCATTTATCTGGTGTCGATACCGCTGGGTATTCGCAAAGCCGTTCACAACGGTTCTCGATTCGATACCTGGAGCAGTACGCTGATCATTATCGGCTACGCTATTCCTGCATTTTTATTTGCCATCATGCTGATTGTGCTGTTTGCTGGCGGTAGCTATTGGGATTGGTTCCCCCTGCGTGGCTTAGTTTCCAGCAATTTCAGCTCGCTATCGTGGTATGACAAAATCACCGATTATCTCTGGCATATCACGTTGCCGGTGCTTGCCACCGTCATCGGCGGTTTCGCCAGTTTAACCATGCTAACCAAAAACTCTTTTTTGGATGAAGTACGCAAACAATATGTGGTTACCGCGCGCGCCAAAGGGCTAGATGACAAAAAAATCCTTTATCGCCATGTGTTCCGCAACGCCATGCTGCTGGTCATCGCAGGCTTTCCAGCTACTTTCATCAGTATGTTTTTCACCGGTTCGCTGCTCATCGAAGTGATGTTTTCGCTTAACGGTTTAGGATTGCTGGGCTATGACGCTATTTTACAGCGTGATTATCCAGTGATGTTCGGCACGCTGTATATTTTCACCCTGCTGGGATTACTGCTGAATATCATCAGCGACATCACCTACACGTTGGTCGACCCACGTATTGACTTCGAGGCTCGCCACTGATGAAACTCAACCCAATCAATCAGGCGCGCTGGCAGCGTTTTAAAACCAATCGCCGTGGCTATTGGTCCATGTGGATCTTCCTGCTGGTTTTTATCATGAGCTTAGGCTCAGAGCTGATCGCCAACGACAAGCCGCTTCTGCTGCGTTATGACCAACACTGGTACGCGCCTTTCTTGGTCAACTATCCTGAAACCACGTTCGGTGGCGATTTCAAAACCGCTACCGATTATCAAGATCCGCTGATCCGCAGCAATATTGAGCAACATGGCTGGGCAATTTGGGCGCCGATTCGTTACAGCTACAACAGCATTAATTTTGCCACCGAGGTGCCATTTCCTTCTCCGCCGTCTGCTCAGCACTGGCTCGGCACCAATGAGAACGGCAACGATATTTTAGCCCAGGTGCTGTACGGACTCCGAGTTTCTATTTTATTTGGCCTGATGCTGACGGTGCTTTCTAGCGTGATTGGTATTACCGTGGGTGCCACGCAGGGCTTTTACGGCGGAAAAGTCGACCTTATCGGGCAGCGTTTTATTGAAGTCTGGTCAGGCATGCCAACCTTATTCCTGATTATTTTGCTCTCCAGCGTGGTTCAGCCTAACTTTTGGTGGCTGCTGGCAATCACGGTGATTTTTGGCTGGATGGGGTTAGTCGGCGTGGTGCGTGCAGAGTTTTTACGCACGCGAAATTTCGATTATATCCGTGCCGCCCGCGCCATGGGGGTGAGCGATCGTACCATCATGCTGCGCCATATGCTGCCTAATGCGATGGTCGCAACGCTGACGTTTTTACCGTTTATTCTGTGCGGCGCCATTACCACCCTCACCTCACTCGATTTTTTAGGCTTCGGCTTGCCTACAGGCTCTCCATCGCTCGGCAGTTTACTGCTGCAAGGTAAAAATAACCTGCAAGCGCCTTGGCTTGGCATTACCGCATTTGCCGTGCTGGCCATTTTGTTGTCGTTGCTGATCTTTATATTCGAAGCGGTACGTGACGCTTTCGACCCATCGAAGGTGAATTGATATGGCTAAACATTCACAACCCCCACTGCTCAGCATTCGCGATCTGAACATTTGTTTTCGCAGCGGTGAAGTGACACGTCCGGTGGTTAACGGCGTTTCGCTTGAGATCAACGCAGGAGAAACGCTCGCCTTGGTTGGGGAGTCAGGCTCAGGAAAAAGCGTGACCGCGCTGTCTATTTTGCGGTTGCTTTCATCGCCTCCCGCCGAATATCCACAAGGCGATATTCTGTTTAACGGCCAATCCTTGCTGCATGCCACAGAACCCTACTTACGCAGCGTACGTGGCAATGAAATTGCCATGATTTTTCAAGAGCCGATGGTTTCCCTCAATCCCTTACACAGCATCGAGAAACAGCTGGCTGAAGTGCTTTCTTTGCATAGAGGCATGCGTCGAACTCAGGCACGCGCGGAAATCCTTCGCTGCTTAGAGCGAGTTGGGATCCGTTCACCAGAAAAGCGCCTTAACGATTATCCACACCAGCTTTCGGGCGGCGAACGTCAGCGCATCATGATTGCGATGGCGATT comes from the Hafnia alvei genome and includes:
- a CDS encoding microcin C ABC transporter permease YejB — encoded protein: MTAYLIRRLLLIIPTLWAIITINFFIVQIAPGGPVDQAIANIEMGQNAGFGAGGGAHVGAAHTGIAASNVGEGQYRGARGLDPQIIAEIEKRFGFDKPLHQRYFDMLWNYIRFDFGDSLFRGGSVMSLVKQSLPVSVSLGLWSTLIIYLVSIPLGIRKAVHNGSRFDTWSSTLIIIGYAIPAFLFAIMLIVLFAGGSYWDWFPLRGLVSSNFSSLSWYDKITDYLWHITLPVLATVIGGFASLTMLTKNSFLDEVRKQYVVTARAKGLDDKKILYRHVFRNAMLLVIAGFPATFISMFFTGSLLIEVMFSLNGLGLLGYDAILQRDYPVMFGTLYIFTLLGLLLNIISDITYTLVDPRIDFEARH
- a CDS encoding extracellular solute-binding protein — protein: MYSRLLKTLCTVVPIVAAFSFNLRADVINESYAFAILGEPKYSSDFTHFDYVNPAAPKGGDITLSALGTYDSFNSYASRGHPAVRANQLYDTLFTNSADEIGSYYPLIGETVRYDDKFSWAEVNINADARFQDNTPITAQDVQFSFNKFMTEGVPQYRSYYQGVKVKAISRLTVRFELPKPDKEMMLSLIGGLKVMPESFWKNHKLSEPLNTPPLGSGPYRISDYRLGQFVTYSRVTNYWAANLPVNRGQYNFDTIRYDYYLDDKVALEAFKAGAFDFRMETSPKNWATQYSGGNFAKNYIVKSDETNQSAQDTRWLAFNTQRPIFADRRVREAISLAFDFEWMNKALYYDAYQRTNSYFQNTQYAARGYPDSAELAWLAPLKGKIPAEVFNQVYQPAATDGSGNDRENLLKATKLLEDAGWTIKDQQLVNKATGKPFAFELLLPSSSNFQYVMPFKHNLEKLGITLNLREVDTSQYSNRVRSRDFDMFPTVYGGMNYPDPSLKILWRSDYISSTWNSAGVQDPAVDSLIDSIISHQGQPDALLSLGRALDRVLTWNYYMLPMWYSNHDRIAYWDKFSMPALRPAYDLGFDTWWYDINRAANLPQQRR
- a CDS encoding ABC transporter permease — encoded protein: MKLNPINQARWQRFKTNRRGYWSMWIFLLVFIMSLGSELIANDKPLLLRYDQHWYAPFLVNYPETTFGGDFKTATDYQDPLIRSNIEQHGWAIWAPIRYSYNSINFATEVPFPSPPSAQHWLGTNENGNDILAQVLYGLRVSILFGLMLTVLSSVIGITVGATQGFYGGKVDLIGQRFIEVWSGMPTLFLIILLSSVVQPNFWWLLAITVIFGWMGLVGVVRAEFLRTRNFDYIRAARAMGVSDRTIMLRHMLPNAMVATLTFLPFILCGAITTLTSLDFLGFGLPTGSPSLGSLLLQGKNNLQAPWLGITAFAVLAILLSLLIFIFEAVRDAFDPSKVN